From one Malus sylvestris chromosome 1, drMalSylv7.2, whole genome shotgun sequence genomic stretch:
- the LOC126629520 gene encoding uncharacterized protein LOC126629520 — translation MNWHKERRVNEEGFLRHPANSNEWKEFDKQYPLFAQDSRNVRLGLATDGFNPFANMSKPYSMWPVILVCYNLPPWKCMKAVFSMLTLLIPRPNAPGKEIDLYLCPLVDELKELWVDGIQTFDASTGEIFRMHACILWTINDFPAYGKTKDTDNARRDLEAMNIRSNQHLRLESGKMRKPHARYVLKTPQRREFCKFLKSIKFPDGYAANISRNVSINDGKISGLKSHDCHVLLQRLLSVGIRPFFDTKVCNALIELSIFFKNICARTLRVSDLERMEKEIVITLCKLEIIFPPAFFDIMVHLVIHLPREAKLGDPVNNRWMYLIERLLGKLKKYVKNKARPEGSLIEGYIVNESMTFCSLYLRGVETSFNPNERNDDRRNDQKVGGLSVFSQKVRPFGGRKFILLPKKEIDKAHCEHMEELKLKSNENLCQRQEQEFPKWFENRIYGLREMGSLEATDDLHYLSFKPDVRVHTYTGCIVNGVRFQTKGRDNNRTTQNSGIFVSVEHSDCSHDYYGVLESVLELTYINCNKDEFNEVRWAVQEDQENLLSSDDEMDEDSEDEPPIYAVESDPTYWVNSRHDDEDSEEDNPLDDGEDEEILSDDSDGSDY, via the exons ATGAATTGGCACAAAGAGAGAAGGGTTAATGAAGAGGGGTTTCTTAGGCATCCAGCTAATTCAAATGAGTGGAAAGAGTTTGATAAACAATATCCTTTGTTTGCCCAAGACTCGAGAAATGTTAGGTTAGGCCTTGCTACAGATGGTTTTAATCCGTTTGCAAATATGAGTAAACCTTATAGTATGTGGCCAGTTATTCTTGTGTGTTACAATCTTCCACCTTGGAAATGCATGAAGGCAGTGTTCTCCATGTTGACTTTACTTATTCCTAGACCAAATGCACCTGGGAAGGAGATTGATCTGTATCTTTGTCCATTAGTGGATGAGTTAAAAGAATTGTGGGTGGATGGTATTCAAACTTTTGATGCATCTACAGGGGAAATTTTTCGTATGCATGCATGTATTTTATGGACCATTAATGACTTTCCTGCCTACG GCAAAACAAAAGACACAGATAATGCTCGTCGAGACTTGGAAGCTATGAACATCAGGTCAAATCAGCATTTGAGACTTGAAAGCGGAAAAATGAGAAAACCACATGCTAGATATGTACTAAAAACGCCCCAGCGTAGGGAATTTTGTAAGTTTCTAAAATCTATCAAATTTCCTGATGGGTACGCTGCCAATATCTCTAGAAATGTGAGCATCAATGATGGAAAGATATCTGGTTTAAAGAGTCATGATTGCCATGTTTTACTTCAGCGCCTTCTCTCAGTTGGTATTCGTCCCTTTTTTGATACAAAAGTGTGCAATGCTCTTATTGaattatctattttcttcaAGAATATTTGTGCTAGAACGCTAAGAGTGTCAGACTTAGAGCGTATGGAGAAGGAGATTGTTATAACTTTATGCAAACTTGAGATTATTTTTCCTCCTGCCTTCTTTGATATAATGGTTCACCTGGTTATCCATTTACCTCGTGAAGCCAAACTTGGCGATCCTGTTAACAATCGATGGATGTATCTGATTGAAAGGCTCTTaggtaaactgaaaaaatatGTTAAAAACAAAGCTCGTCCTGAAGGTTCACTAATAGAAGGATATATTGTAAATGAATCAATGACGTTTTGCTCATTGTACTTACGTGGGGTTGAAACAAGCTTCAATCCAAATGAGCGAAATGATGACAGAAGAAATGATCAAAAAGTGGGTGGTTTGTCAGTATTCTCCCAAAAAGTACGTCCATTTGGAGGTAGAAAGTTTATATTGTTGCCTAAAAAGGAAATTGATAAAGCTCATTG TGAACATATGGAAGAATTAAAGCTAAAAAGCAATGAAAATTTATGTCAAAGGCAGGAACAAGAGTTTCCTAAATGGTTTGAAAATCGG ATATATGGCTTGAGAGAAATGGGATCATTGGAAGCCACTGATGATCTACATTATTTGTCATTCAAGCCTGATGTCCGCGTGCATACATACACTGGGTGTATTGTTAATGGAGTTCGCTTTCAGACAAAAGGTCGTGACAATAATCGTACCACACAAAATAGTGGAATTTTTGTCTCTGTGGAACATAGTGATTGTAGTCATGATTACTATGGTGTTTTAGAAAGTGTGTTGGAACTAACTTACATCAATTGCAATAAG GATGAGTTCAATGAAGTTCGATGGGCTGTTCAAGAAGATCAAGAAAATCTCTTATCAAGTGATGATGAGATGGACGAAGATTCTGAAGATGAGCCTCCTATCTATGCTGTAGAAAGTGATCCAACTTATTGGGTGAATTCAAGACACGACGACGAGGATTCTGAAGAAGATAATCCATTGGATGatggtgaagatgaagaaattctAAGTGACGATAGTGATGGCAGTGACTACTAA